The Neomonachus schauinslandi chromosome 4, ASM220157v2, whole genome shotgun sequence genome includes a region encoding these proteins:
- the TAF12 gene encoding transcription initiation factor TFIID subunit 12, translating to MNQFGPSALINLSNFSSIKPEPASTPPQGSMANSTVVKIPGPPGTGGRLSPENNQVLTKKKLQDLVREVDPNEQLDEDVEEMLLQIADDFIESVVTAACQLARHRKSSTLEVKDVQLHLERQWNMWIPGFGSEEIRPYKKACTTEAHKQRMALIRKTTKK from the exons ATGAACCAGTTTGGCCCTTCAGCCCTAATCAACCTCTCCAATTTCTCATCCATAAAACCGGAACCAGCCAGCACCCCTCCACAAGGCTCCATGGCCAATAGCACAGTGGTAAAGATACCGGGTCCTCCTGGGACAGGAGGGCGTCTCAGCCCTGAAAACAATCAG GTATTGACCAAGAAGAAATTACAAGACTTAGTAAGAGAAGTGGATCCTAATGAGCAATTGGATGAAGATGTGGAGGAG ATGCTGCTGCAGATTGCTGATGATTTTATTGAAAGTGTGGTGACAGCGGCCTGCCAGCTTGCTCGGCATCGCAAGTCCAGCACCCTGGAGGTGAAAGATGTCCAGCTGCATCTAG AACGCCAGTGGAACATGTGGATCCCAGGATTTGGCTCTGAAGAAATCCGACCCTACAAAAAGGCTTGCACCACAGAGGCCCATAAACAG AGAATGGCACTGATCCGGAAAACAACCAAGAAATAA